Part of the Rhodobacteraceae bacterium M385 genome is shown below.
TGCTGGGTCTCGGCTTGGTTGGTGCATACGGATGAAGGCACGGTTCTAATTGATACGCTCTATGGTCCCTTTCAACAGACGTTATTGGACAATATTGCCGCCACGGGCACGGATTTGGCGGACATTCGCTATGTCCTGATGACCCACGGCCATTTTGACCACGTCGGCGGCGCGGCGGGTCTGGCCCCTTTGTTGCCGAATGCCACTTTCGCGATGACGCAGGGCGGTTGGGATGAAGCGATTGAATCGGCTGAAGCGTCCCAGGGTGGGCCGCGAGCATGGGATATGATCGCTGAGGATATGGTGCTGGCGGACGGCGAGTCGATTGAACTTGGCGGGAATACCTTCACGGTGATCGAGACGCCGGGACATACTTGGGGAACAGCGTCATACCTTTATGACGTGGTGGATGGCGATGACACGTTTCGTGCAATCACCATTGGCGGCCTTGGCCTGAACGCCATTGAGGGGCCACCCCAAGTCGAGGCCTTTATCGAAAGCCTCGACCGGATGCGCGCGCTGGTGCAGGAGCAAGAGATGGGTGTCGAGGTACATCTGACGACCCATGGATTTTCCAACAACCTTGACGAAGATCGCCAGGCCATGGCTGACCGGGCCGAGGGCGAGCCTAACGTGATGGTAGATCCCAATGGTCTTTTGACGCAGATCGAAAGCCTTCGGGCTGGCGCCGTGGAGCGGTTGGAGATTGAGCGTTCTCAATAAGGACCGCCGCGTCTGCCTTGTTTGGAAAAGGGCAGAGGGCACGACGTCTTGCGAACGCCTCGCCGTGTTTCTGCGGCGGGGCGTTTTCATGTCCGGCCCCGTCTAGCGCAGCGCGTAGAGGTCGATCTTGACGGATTGCTGCATTCGCGCGCCCACACCCACAAACAACGTGCGGTTCACCCACTCATATCGAGGATCGCCGGTTTCCAGCCGCGCATGGGTGCGCATGTAGTACGAAGCCGGATCAACCTCCGCGCCCCGCGCGATGGCGTCGAGCGTTTCTGGCGGGCCATGGCGCAGGCCGTAGTTAATGATCTCGATCGTCGCACCGTCGTGGGTTTCCATGGCATAGCGCGTGTCCAACTCTGCCACGCCGGAGGCAAAGACCGTCTGCCAATCCGCCCCTAAATTAAGGAGCCGCCCCGAAAGCTCGCGGCCTTCGACCGTGCCGCCGATGATCGGCACAATGCGCCGCTGCCCGGCCCGACCGCTGCCCATTTCTCGGATCGGGTCGAGAGCTACGGTTAACGTGCAAACAGGGTCAAGCGTCGGCAAGGGGAGCTGCATGAATAGGTCTTTCACTGGAGTAATTGTTTACCAGTGTAACGAAATCTGCGTAGGATGCACCCGTCAAAAAGGAGCATCGCAATGGCCGAACGACCCGCCAGATTGGTGCCGGATGGCGCAGAGGAAGCTACGGATCTGGAAGGTCTGATTGGCTACAATTTGCGGCGTGCGGACGTTGTGGTTCGCACGCATTTCACGGCCTCTCTCGGGGCTGATGCCTTGTCGACGCGTGTGTTCACCGCCCTGTCATTGGTTGTGCAAACGCCCAAGATCACCCAGAGCGCGCTGGCGCGGGTTATGGGGATTGAGCGCTCGGGGCTTGTGGCCATTGTCGATGATCTCGAAGCCCGCGGCTTCGTGCAACGGGCGCCCGTGCCGGGGGATCGGCGGGTTCAGGCCCTGGTACCAACCGATGCTGGACGCCGCGCTTACGGGGCTGCGCTGCAAACCGTGCGCGATCACGAAGATCGCTTGTTCAGCGGTATGTCAGAGGCCGAAAAACAAACCCTGTTGCAGCTTCTCAAGAAGGTACGCCGCAGTCAGCCCGGTAACGGCTAGAGGCTTGTCCTAGGGCTGCTTCCGCTCGGTCCAGACCTGGGCGATGCGCGGCATGCTTTGTTCGATCCAGTCCGCCAGCCCGCCGACCTTTTCGGCGACTTCGACGCCCAGGGGCGTCAGGCTATATTCCACGTGGGGTGGCACCACATCGAAGGAGACGCGGTTCACGAAGCCGTCTTCCTCTAGGTTCTGCAATGTTTGCGCCAGCATCCTTTCGCTGACCCCCCCGATCTTGCGGCGCAGGGCGCTGAAGCGT
Proteins encoded:
- a CDS encoding MBL fold metallo-hydrolase; the encoded protein is MTIAKGGFLGGVIAGAIACTSIGEEASAQALFDGCPSAEIMARFVEFGRTGQMPPDLGRWLSTPDAQYVEPWSPFDNVDYVGVCWVSAWLVHTDEGTVLIDTLYGPFQQTLLDNIAATGTDLADIRYVLMTHGHFDHVGGAAGLAPLLPNATFAMTQGGWDEAIESAEASQGGPRAWDMIAEDMVLADGESIELGGNTFTVIETPGHTWGTASYLYDVVDGDDTFRAITIGGLGLNAIEGPPQVEAFIESLDRMRALVQEQEMGVEVHLTTHGFSNNLDEDRQAMADRAEGEPNVMVDPNGLLTQIESLRAGAVERLEIERSQ
- a CDS encoding DUF3237 domain-containing protein; the protein is MQLPLPTLDPVCTLTVALDPIREMGSGRAGQRRIVPIIGGTVEGRELSGRLLNLGADWQTVFASGVAELDTRYAMETHDGATIEIINYGLRHGPPETLDAIARGAEVDPASYYMRTHARLETGDPRYEWVNRTLFVGVGARMQQSVKIDLYALR
- a CDS encoding MarR family winged helix-turn-helix transcriptional regulator translates to MAERPARLVPDGAEEATDLEGLIGYNLRRADVVVRTHFTASLGADALSTRVFTALSLVVQTPKITQSALARVMGIERSGLVAIVDDLEARGFVQRAPVPGDRRVQALVPTDAGRRAYGAALQTVRDHEDRLFSGMSEAEKQTLLQLLKKVRRSQPGNG
- a CDS encoding helix-turn-helix transcriptional regulator — protein: MTITKPIDTAMSLSEHLMQGDLMAHDCPSREVLKHVTSKWGVLVLMALQIETQRFSALRRKIGGVSERMLAQTLQNLEEDGFVNRVSFDVVPPHVEYSLTPLGVEVAEKVGGLADWIEQSMPRIAQVWTERKQP